In the genome of Montipora foliosa isolate CH-2021 chromosome 3, ASM3666993v2, whole genome shotgun sequence, one region contains:
- the LOC137996644 gene encoding D(1A) dopamine receptor-like, with product MTFSIMTNVSFPLAENNNSLSTSTSSIDLVDFQSTVVLLSLEIFIALFGNGLVILAFYRFHNLRTVTNYFVVSLAVADVLVASLSMPVWLYFRICNIKKIPNGDQLMQKVLYYSWQYMDILCSTASIASLCMISIDRYTAINSPLIYLSRVTPKRAKVSIALGWLYAFVCATLSVVTVVKSIKPIAGSVYGIFISFAGFFVPLTVLIIVYSRILCLSLRQVRQIHSVRSAIQQRIHCQNTRSFRRELKVTKMLGVVVGAFIVCWGPFFFIVLVFAVCRTCSVNRAWANLSKWLHYSNSFINPMIYTLFTTSFRSAFRQLILRRFCCKLGLRTRISLRVSKVGSVEPVN from the coding sequence ATGACCTTCTCGATCATGACTAATGTATCTTTTCCACTGGCAGAAAATAACAACAGCTTGTCGACATCAACTTCTTCGATTGATTTGGTGGATTTCCAGTCCACAGTGGTGCTGTTATCTTTAGAAATATTTATTGCATTGTTTGGAAACGGTTTAGTCATTTTAGCATTCTACCGTTTTCACAATCTCCGCACCGTTACAAACTATTTCGTTGTGTCACTAGCAGTTGCGGATGTCCTCGTTGCTTCGCTCTCAATGCCGGTCTGGTTGTATTTTCGTATATGTAACATCAAGAAGATCCCCAATGGAGATCAACTGATGCAAAAAGTACTTTATTACTCATGGCAGTACATGGACATACTGTGCAGCACTGCGTCTATTGCGAGTTTGTGTATGATCAGCATTGATAGATACACAGCAATCAATTCTCCCCTGATCTATCTCAGCCGAGTGACCCCGAAACGTGCTAAAGTTTCTATTGCACTCGGATGGCTGTACGCATTTGTGTGTGCAACTTTATCTGTTGTAACAGTCGTAAAATCCATCAAGCCCATAGCGGGATCTGTATATGGAATATTTATTTCCTTCGCGGGCTTCTTTGTTCCCTTGACTGTTCTCATTATAGTATACAGTAGAATTTTATGCTTATCATTGCGGCAGGTTCGCCAAATTCACAGCGTTCGTTCTGCGATTCAACAAAGAATTCACTGCCAAAACACTAGGTCCTTTCGCCGCGAACTCAAAGTTACAAAAATGTTGGGTGTTGTTGTTGGAGCGTTTATAGTTTGCTGGGgacctttctttttcattgttttagtTTTTGCTGTTTGTCGAACCTGTTCTGTTAACAGAGCATGGGCGAATCTAAGCAAGTGGCTGCATTACTCCAACAGCTTCATAAATCCAATGATTTACACTTTGTTTACAACATCGTTTCGATCCGCGTTCAGACAGCTTATTCTTCGTAGGTTTTGTTGCAAGTTGGGATTGAGAACCCGCATCAGTCTGAGGGTTTCCAAAGTTGGAAGTGTTGAGCCTGTAAACTAA